In a genomic window of Sus scrofa isolate TJ Tabasco breed Duroc chromosome 4, Sscrofa11.1, whole genome shotgun sequence:
- the SEMA6C gene encoding semaphorin-6C isoform X12 codes for MPPNPMWPSLQRAACIQPQLRISKPVMLWFTEALGLSPHSAPPKPHFVHALEHGDHVYFFFREVSVEDARLGRVQFSRVARVCKRDMGGSPRALDRHWTSFLKLRLNCSVPGDSTFYFDVLQALTGPVNLYGRSALFGVFTTQTNSIPGSAVCAFYLDDIERGFEGKFKEQRSLDGAWTPVSEDRVPSPRPGSCAGVGVAALFPSSRDLPDDVLTFIKAHPLLDPAVPPATHQPLLTLTSRALLTQVAVDGMAGPYRNTTVLFLGSSDGTVLKVLPPGGQSGAHEPILLEEIDAYSPSRCSGKRAAQTARRVIGLELDTEGHRLFVAFSGCIIYLPLSRCARHGACRRSCLASQDPYCGWDSSRGCVDIRGPGGTDVDPAGKQESMEVDDCQDGATGSQSGTGDSTYVLLGRDPSPETPSPPSDAQPRPQSSTLGAHTQAGVRRDLPPASASRSVPIPLLLACVAAAFAMGASVSGLLVSCACRRAHRHRSKDIESPGLPRPLSLRSLARLHGAGPEPPPPPKDGEGALTPQLYTTFLPPPEGVPPPELACLPTPESTPELPVKHLRHPGGPWEWNQNGNNAKEGRGRTRGGNATGGPAPRVLVRPPPPGCPGQAVEVTTLEELLRYLHGPQPPRKEAEPPAAAPFTSRALPPEPTPSPTLFAGSCLLPRDCAPPRRLDVPPEGKGPAPAARPALSAPAPRLGVGGSRRLPFSTHRAPPALLTRVPSGGPSRYSGGAGKHLLYLGRPDGYRGRALKRVDVEKSQGPSKPPLVGPPSQQVVPNGSHFNF; via the exons ATGCCACCCAATCCAATGTGGCCGTCTTTGCAG AGGGCAGCCTGTATTCAGCCACAGCTGCGGATTTCCAAGCCAGTGATGCTGTGGTTTACAGAAGCCTTGGGCCTCAGCCCCCACTCCGCTCCGCCAA agccaCACTTTGTCCATGCTTTGGAGCATGGAGACCACGTCTACTTCTTCTTCCGAGAGGTCTCTGTGGAGGATGCTCGGCTGGGGAGG GTGCAGTTCTCCCGTGTGGCCCGCGTATGTAAGCGTGACATGGGAGGCTCACCTCGGGCCTTGGACCGCCACTGGACATCCTTCCTGAAGCTGCGGCTCAACTGCTCTGTCCCTGGGGACTCTACCTTCTATTTTGACGTCTTACAGGCCTTGACAGGGCCTGTGAACTTGTATGGCCGCTCTGCTCTCTTTGGGGTCTTCACCACCCAGACCAATAG CATCCCTGGCTCTGCAGTCTGCGCCTTCTACCTGGATGATATTGAACGTGGGTTTGAGGGCAAGTTCAAGGAGCAGAGGAGTCTGGATGGGGCCTGGACCCCCGTGTCTGAGGACAGGGTCCCCTCCCCCAG GCCAGGATCCTGTGCAGGAGTAGGTGTAGCTGCCTTGTTCCCCTCTTCTCGAGACCTCCCTGATGATGTCCTGACCTTCATCAAGGCTCACCCACTCCTGGACCCTGCCGTGCCACCTGCCACCCATCAGCCTCTGCTTACCCTTACCAGCAG GGCGCTACTGACCCAAGTAGCTGTGGATGGCATGGCTGGTCCCTACCGTAATACAACGGTCCTGTTCCTTGGCTCCAGTGATGGGACAGTGCTGAAGGTGCTGCCCCCAGGGGGGCAATCTGGGGCCCATGAGCCCATTCTGTTGGAAGAGATCGATGCCTACAGCCCCTCCCG GTGCAGTGGGAAGCGAGCAGCTCAAACAGCAAGGCGGGTCATAGGACTGGAGCTGGACACTGAAGGTCACAGGCTTTTTGTAGCTTTTTCTGGCTGTATCATCTACCTCCCTCTCAGTCGATGTGCCCGGCATGGGGCCTGTCGGAG GAGCTGTCTGGCTTCTCAGGACCCATACTGTGGATGGGATAGCTCCAGAGGCTGTGTGGATATCAGGGGACCTGGTGG GACTGATGTGGATCCAGCTGGGAAACAGGAATCCATGGAAGTTGATGACTGCCAAG ATGGAGCTACTGGAAGTCAGTCTGGCACAGGTGATTCTACTTACG TGCTTCTGGGTCGTGACCCCTCCCCTGAGACCCCCAGCCCCCCCAGTGATGCCCAACCCCGGCCCCAGTCTTCCACTCTTGGAGCTCACACTCAGG CAGGCGTGCGCCGAGACCTccccccagcctcagcctcccgCTCGGtccccatcccactccttctggCCTGTGTGGCTGCAGCCTTCGCCATGGGCGCCTCGGTCTCTGGCCTCTTGGTCTCCTGCGCTTGTCGCCGCGCCCACCGACATCGAAGCAAGGACATCGAGAGTCCAGGGCTCCCGCGCCCTCTTTCCCTTCGTAGCTTGGCCCGGCTGCACGGGGCGGGCCcagagccgccgccgccgcccaaGGACGGAGAGGGGGCGCTGACGCCCCAGCTCTACAccaccttcctgcctcctcccgaGGGCGTACCCCCGCCGGAGctggcctgcctgcccacccCGGAGTCCACGCCGGAGCTGCCGGTCAAGCACCTTCGCCACCCGGGAGGGCCGTGGGAGTGGAATCAGAACGGGAACAACGCCAAGGAAGGCCGGGGCCGCACCCGGGGCGGCAACGCGACCGGCGGTCCCGCGCCGCGCGTGCTGGTGAGGCCGCCGCCGCCTGGCTGTCCCGGGCAGGCCGTGGAAGTCACCACCCTGGAGGAACTGCTGCGCTACCTGCACGGCCCGCAGCCGCCTAGGAAGGAGGCTGAGCCCCCGGCCGCCGCCCCTTTCACCTCGAGGGCGCTGCCGCCcgagcccacccccagccccaccctctttGCCGGCTCCTGCCTGCTCCCTCGGGACTGTGCCCCGCCTCGGAGGCTGGACGTGCCGCCGGAGGGCAAGGGCCCGGCCCCCGCCGCCAGGCCTGCGCTCTCTGCCCCCGCTCCCCGGCTCGGGGTCGGCGGTAGCCGGAGGTTGCCCTTCTCCACGCACCGTGCACCCCCCGCGCTGCTCACCCGAGTCCCCTCGGGAGGCCCCTCCAGGTACTCTGGGGGTGCCGGGAAACACCTCCTGTACCTGGGCCGGCCTGACGGGTACCGGGGCCGCGCCCTCAAGAGGGTGGACGTCGAGAAGTCTCAAGGGCCCTCGAAGCCTCCCCTCGTCGGGCCTCCCTCCCAGCAGGTCGTCCCTAACGGCAGCCATTTCAACTTTTAA
- the SEMA6C gene encoding semaphorin-6C isoform X11 — MPPNPMWPSLQVCTWACEKQRAACIQPQLRISKPVMLWFTEALGLSPHSAPPKPHFVHALEHGDHVYFFFREVSVEDARLGRVQFSRVARVCKRDMGGSPRALDRHWTSFLKLRLNCSVPGDSTFYFDVLQALTGPVNLYGRSALFGVFTTQTNSIPGSAVCAFYLDDIERGFEGKFKEQRSLDGAWTPVSEDRVPSPRPGSCAGVGVAALFPSSRDLPDDVLTFIKAHPLLDPAVPPATHQPLLTLTSRALLTQVAVDGMAGPYRNTTVLFLGSSDGTVLKVLPPGGQSGAHEPILLEEIDAYSPSRCSGKRAAQTARRVIGLELDTEGHRLFVAFSGCIIYLPLSRCARHGACRRSCLASQDPYCGWDSSRGCVDIRGPGGTDVDPAGKQESMEVDDCQDGATGSQSGTGDSTYVLLGRDPSPETPSPPSDAQPRPQSSTLGAHTQAGVRRDLPPASASRSVPIPLLLACVAAAFAMGASVSGLLVSCACRRAHRHRSKDIESPGLPRPLSLRSLARLHGAGPEPPPPPKDGEGALTPQLYTTFLPPPEGVPPPELACLPTPESTPELPVKHLRHPGGPWEWNQNGNNAKEGRGRTRGGNATGGPAPRVLVRPPPPGCPGQAVEVTTLEELLRYLHGPQPPRKEAEPPAAAPFTSRALPPEPTPSPTLFAGSCLLPRDCAPPRRLDVPPEGKGPAPAARPALSAPAPRLGVGGSRRLPFSTHRAPPALLTRVPSGGPSRYSGGAGKHLLYLGRPDGYRGRALKRVDVEKSQGPSKPPLVGPPSQQVVPNGSHFNF; from the exons ATGCCACCCAATCCAATGTGGCCGTCTTTGCAGGTGTGCACCTGGGCATGTGAGAAGCAG AGGGCAGCCTGTATTCAGCCACAGCTGCGGATTTCCAAGCCAGTGATGCTGTGGTTTACAGAAGCCTTGGGCCTCAGCCCCCACTCCGCTCCGCCAA agccaCACTTTGTCCATGCTTTGGAGCATGGAGACCACGTCTACTTCTTCTTCCGAGAGGTCTCTGTGGAGGATGCTCGGCTGGGGAGG GTGCAGTTCTCCCGTGTGGCCCGCGTATGTAAGCGTGACATGGGAGGCTCACCTCGGGCCTTGGACCGCCACTGGACATCCTTCCTGAAGCTGCGGCTCAACTGCTCTGTCCCTGGGGACTCTACCTTCTATTTTGACGTCTTACAGGCCTTGACAGGGCCTGTGAACTTGTATGGCCGCTCTGCTCTCTTTGGGGTCTTCACCACCCAGACCAATAG CATCCCTGGCTCTGCAGTCTGCGCCTTCTACCTGGATGATATTGAACGTGGGTTTGAGGGCAAGTTCAAGGAGCAGAGGAGTCTGGATGGGGCCTGGACCCCCGTGTCTGAGGACAGGGTCCCCTCCCCCAG GCCAGGATCCTGTGCAGGAGTAGGTGTAGCTGCCTTGTTCCCCTCTTCTCGAGACCTCCCTGATGATGTCCTGACCTTCATCAAGGCTCACCCACTCCTGGACCCTGCCGTGCCACCTGCCACCCATCAGCCTCTGCTTACCCTTACCAGCAG GGCGCTACTGACCCAAGTAGCTGTGGATGGCATGGCTGGTCCCTACCGTAATACAACGGTCCTGTTCCTTGGCTCCAGTGATGGGACAGTGCTGAAGGTGCTGCCCCCAGGGGGGCAATCTGGGGCCCATGAGCCCATTCTGTTGGAAGAGATCGATGCCTACAGCCCCTCCCG GTGCAGTGGGAAGCGAGCAGCTCAAACAGCAAGGCGGGTCATAGGACTGGAGCTGGACACTGAAGGTCACAGGCTTTTTGTAGCTTTTTCTGGCTGTATCATCTACCTCCCTCTCAGTCGATGTGCCCGGCATGGGGCCTGTCGGAG GAGCTGTCTGGCTTCTCAGGACCCATACTGTGGATGGGATAGCTCCAGAGGCTGTGTGGATATCAGGGGACCTGGTGG GACTGATGTGGATCCAGCTGGGAAACAGGAATCCATGGAAGTTGATGACTGCCAAG ATGGAGCTACTGGAAGTCAGTCTGGCACAGGTGATTCTACTTACG TGCTTCTGGGTCGTGACCCCTCCCCTGAGACCCCCAGCCCCCCCAGTGATGCCCAACCCCGGCCCCAGTCTTCCACTCTTGGAGCTCACACTCAGG CAGGCGTGCGCCGAGACCTccccccagcctcagcctcccgCTCGGtccccatcccactccttctggCCTGTGTGGCTGCAGCCTTCGCCATGGGCGCCTCGGTCTCTGGCCTCTTGGTCTCCTGCGCTTGTCGCCGCGCCCACCGACATCGAAGCAAGGACATCGAGAGTCCAGGGCTCCCGCGCCCTCTTTCCCTTCGTAGCTTGGCCCGGCTGCACGGGGCGGGCCcagagccgccgccgccgcccaaGGACGGAGAGGGGGCGCTGACGCCCCAGCTCTACAccaccttcctgcctcctcccgaGGGCGTACCCCCGCCGGAGctggcctgcctgcccacccCGGAGTCCACGCCGGAGCTGCCGGTCAAGCACCTTCGCCACCCGGGAGGGCCGTGGGAGTGGAATCAGAACGGGAACAACGCCAAGGAAGGCCGGGGCCGCACCCGGGGCGGCAACGCGACCGGCGGTCCCGCGCCGCGCGTGCTGGTGAGGCCGCCGCCGCCTGGCTGTCCCGGGCAGGCCGTGGAAGTCACCACCCTGGAGGAACTGCTGCGCTACCTGCACGGCCCGCAGCCGCCTAGGAAGGAGGCTGAGCCCCCGGCCGCCGCCCCTTTCACCTCGAGGGCGCTGCCGCCcgagcccacccccagccccaccctctttGCCGGCTCCTGCCTGCTCCCTCGGGACTGTGCCCCGCCTCGGAGGCTGGACGTGCCGCCGGAGGGCAAGGGCCCGGCCCCCGCCGCCAGGCCTGCGCTCTCTGCCCCCGCTCCCCGGCTCGGGGTCGGCGGTAGCCGGAGGTTGCCCTTCTCCACGCACCGTGCACCCCCCGCGCTGCTCACCCGAGTCCCCTCGGGAGGCCCCTCCAGGTACTCTGGGGGTGCCGGGAAACACCTCCTGTACCTGGGCCGGCCTGACGGGTACCGGGGCCGCGCCCTCAAGAGGGTGGACGTCGAGAAGTCTCAAGGGCCCTCGAAGCCTCCCCTCGTCGGGCCTCCCTCCCAGCAGGTCGTCCCTAACGGCAGCCATTTCAACTTTTAA
- the SEMA6C gene encoding semaphorin-6C isoform X13 — MPPNPMWPSLQRAACIQPQLRISKPVMLWFTEALGLSPHSAPPKPHFVHALEHGDHVYFFFREVSVEDARLGRVQFSRVARVCKRDMGGSPRALDRHWTSFLKLRLNCSVPGDSTFYFDVLQALTGPVNLYGRSALFGVFTTQTNSIPGSAVCAFYLDDIERGFEGKFKEQRSLDGAWTPVSEDRVPSPRPGSCAGVGVAALFPSSRDLPDDVLTFIKAHPLLDPAVPPATHQPLLTLTSRALLTQVAVDGMAGPYRNTTVLFLGSSDGTVLKVLPPGGQSGAHEPILLEEIDAYSPSRCSGKRAAQTARRVIGLELDTEGHRLFVAFSGCIIYLPLSRCARHGACRRSCLASQDPYCGWDSSRGCVDIRGPGGTDVDPAGKQESMEVDDCQDGATGSQSGTGDSTYVLLGRDPSPETPSPPSDAQPRPQSSTLGAHTQGVRRDLPPASASRSVPIPLLLACVAAAFAMGASVSGLLVSCACRRAHRHRSKDIESPGLPRPLSLRSLARLHGAGPEPPPPPKDGEGALTPQLYTTFLPPPEGVPPPELACLPTPESTPELPVKHLRHPGGPWEWNQNGNNAKEGRGRTRGGNATGGPAPRVLVRPPPPGCPGQAVEVTTLEELLRYLHGPQPPRKEAEPPAAAPFTSRALPPEPTPSPTLFAGSCLLPRDCAPPRRLDVPPEGKGPAPAARPALSAPAPRLGVGGSRRLPFSTHRAPPALLTRVPSGGPSRYSGGAGKHLLYLGRPDGYRGRALKRVDVEKSQGPSKPPLVGPPSQQVVPNGSHFNF, encoded by the exons ATGCCACCCAATCCAATGTGGCCGTCTTTGCAG AGGGCAGCCTGTATTCAGCCACAGCTGCGGATTTCCAAGCCAGTGATGCTGTGGTTTACAGAAGCCTTGGGCCTCAGCCCCCACTCCGCTCCGCCAA agccaCACTTTGTCCATGCTTTGGAGCATGGAGACCACGTCTACTTCTTCTTCCGAGAGGTCTCTGTGGAGGATGCTCGGCTGGGGAGG GTGCAGTTCTCCCGTGTGGCCCGCGTATGTAAGCGTGACATGGGAGGCTCACCTCGGGCCTTGGACCGCCACTGGACATCCTTCCTGAAGCTGCGGCTCAACTGCTCTGTCCCTGGGGACTCTACCTTCTATTTTGACGTCTTACAGGCCTTGACAGGGCCTGTGAACTTGTATGGCCGCTCTGCTCTCTTTGGGGTCTTCACCACCCAGACCAATAG CATCCCTGGCTCTGCAGTCTGCGCCTTCTACCTGGATGATATTGAACGTGGGTTTGAGGGCAAGTTCAAGGAGCAGAGGAGTCTGGATGGGGCCTGGACCCCCGTGTCTGAGGACAGGGTCCCCTCCCCCAG GCCAGGATCCTGTGCAGGAGTAGGTGTAGCTGCCTTGTTCCCCTCTTCTCGAGACCTCCCTGATGATGTCCTGACCTTCATCAAGGCTCACCCACTCCTGGACCCTGCCGTGCCACCTGCCACCCATCAGCCTCTGCTTACCCTTACCAGCAG GGCGCTACTGACCCAAGTAGCTGTGGATGGCATGGCTGGTCCCTACCGTAATACAACGGTCCTGTTCCTTGGCTCCAGTGATGGGACAGTGCTGAAGGTGCTGCCCCCAGGGGGGCAATCTGGGGCCCATGAGCCCATTCTGTTGGAAGAGATCGATGCCTACAGCCCCTCCCG GTGCAGTGGGAAGCGAGCAGCTCAAACAGCAAGGCGGGTCATAGGACTGGAGCTGGACACTGAAGGTCACAGGCTTTTTGTAGCTTTTTCTGGCTGTATCATCTACCTCCCTCTCAGTCGATGTGCCCGGCATGGGGCCTGTCGGAG GAGCTGTCTGGCTTCTCAGGACCCATACTGTGGATGGGATAGCTCCAGAGGCTGTGTGGATATCAGGGGACCTGGTGG GACTGATGTGGATCCAGCTGGGAAACAGGAATCCATGGAAGTTGATGACTGCCAAG ATGGAGCTACTGGAAGTCAGTCTGGCACAGGTGATTCTACTTACG TGCTTCTGGGTCGTGACCCCTCCCCTGAGACCCCCAGCCCCCCCAGTGATGCCCAACCCCGGCCCCAGTCTTCCACTCTTGGAGCTCACACTCAGG GCGTGCGCCGAGACCTccccccagcctcagcctcccgCTCGGtccccatcccactccttctggCCTGTGTGGCTGCAGCCTTCGCCATGGGCGCCTCGGTCTCTGGCCTCTTGGTCTCCTGCGCTTGTCGCCGCGCCCACCGACATCGAAGCAAGGACATCGAGAGTCCAGGGCTCCCGCGCCCTCTTTCCCTTCGTAGCTTGGCCCGGCTGCACGGGGCGGGCCcagagccgccgccgccgcccaaGGACGGAGAGGGGGCGCTGACGCCCCAGCTCTACAccaccttcctgcctcctcccgaGGGCGTACCCCCGCCGGAGctggcctgcctgcccacccCGGAGTCCACGCCGGAGCTGCCGGTCAAGCACCTTCGCCACCCGGGAGGGCCGTGGGAGTGGAATCAGAACGGGAACAACGCCAAGGAAGGCCGGGGCCGCACCCGGGGCGGCAACGCGACCGGCGGTCCCGCGCCGCGCGTGCTGGTGAGGCCGCCGCCGCCTGGCTGTCCCGGGCAGGCCGTGGAAGTCACCACCCTGGAGGAACTGCTGCGCTACCTGCACGGCCCGCAGCCGCCTAGGAAGGAGGCTGAGCCCCCGGCCGCCGCCCCTTTCACCTCGAGGGCGCTGCCGCCcgagcccacccccagccccaccctctttGCCGGCTCCTGCCTGCTCCCTCGGGACTGTGCCCCGCCTCGGAGGCTGGACGTGCCGCCGGAGGGCAAGGGCCCGGCCCCCGCCGCCAGGCCTGCGCTCTCTGCCCCCGCTCCCCGGCTCGGGGTCGGCGGTAGCCGGAGGTTGCCCTTCTCCACGCACCGTGCACCCCCCGCGCTGCTCACCCGAGTCCCCTCGGGAGGCCCCTCCAGGTACTCTGGGGGTGCCGGGAAACACCTCCTGTACCTGGGCCGGCCTGACGGGTACCGGGGCCGCGCCCTCAAGAGGGTGGACGTCGAGAAGTCTCAAGGGCCCTCGAAGCCTCCCCTCGTCGGGCCTCCCTCCCAGCAGGTCGTCCCTAACGGCAGCCATTTCAACTTTTAA